One window of the Carnobacterium maltaromaticum DSM 20342 genome contains the following:
- a CDS encoding C39 family peptidase has protein sequence MKNRKDYLKLLFLISLSVCLMFFINEHYIKADKKNPVISSTEPAVTPKKKTKTSDLPISAQLDVPLLYQFDEPSLYNGCEVTSLAMLIQFYGSTVTKNELADNLVSVPLMDDDGYMGNPNQAFVGDVSGNDSPGLGVYHGPIANLAKEYVGNENVLDSTGSDFTDVMAQVAAGNPVWIITTATFSPVDDFFTWETTTGKIDVTYSMHSVVVTGYDAESIYFNDPYGEKDASMDKENFIAAFEQMGSQAISLFNN, from the coding sequence ATGAAGAATAGAAAAGATTATTTAAAGTTACTATTTTTGATCAGCCTATCCGTATGCTTAATGTTCTTTATTAATGAGCATTATATTAAAGCTGATAAAAAAAATCCAGTCATCTCATCAACTGAACCAGCGGTCACTCCTAAGAAAAAGACGAAAACCTCTGACTTACCTATTTCGGCTCAATTGGATGTACCCTTACTCTATCAATTTGACGAACCAAGTCTTTATAATGGCTGTGAAGTTACTTCCTTAGCAATGCTAATTCAGTTTTACGGATCAACAGTTACAAAAAATGAATTAGCAGATAATCTTGTTAGTGTTCCTTTAATGGACGATGATGGCTATATGGGTAATCCTAATCAAGCTTTCGTTGGAGATGTTAGCGGGAATGATTCACCTGGTTTAGGTGTTTATCATGGTCCTATTGCTAATTTAGCTAAAGAATACGTTGGAAATGAGAATGTACTTGATAGCACTGGTTCTGATTTTACCGATGTTATGGCACAAGTTGCCGCTGGTAACCCTGTTTGGATTATCACCACAGCAACATTTTCTCCTGTAGATGATTTTTTTACTTGGGAAACAACAACTGGTAAGATTGATGTAACATACAGCATGCACAGTGTTGTGGTAACTGGCTATGATGCTGAATCAATTTATTTTAATGACCCTTATGGTGAAAAAGATGCTTCTATGGATAAAGAAAATTTTATAGCTGCTTTTGAGCAAATGGGCTCTCAAGCGATTTCGCTTTTCAATAATTAA
- a CDS encoding MepB family protein → MENKKRKLDNNPQLTEASIHPDLIVTTEEVFRYFDWNQLDWEVEKQNSEYGAYLIKLDHLLIRFRVAKTTPTKVGQFVTLWKRNVKGIIEPYTSQDKMDFVVINTRLGEHIGQFVFPKKILIEKGILSVNGVGGKRGFRVYPLWDQPDNPQAIQTQKWQLNYFLDLTQGSQQLNAKSIQRLYNI, encoded by the coding sequence ATGGAAAATAAAAAAAGGAAGTTAGATAATAATCCACAGCTTACTGAAGCTTCTATTCATCCGGATTTAATCGTAACTACAGAAGAAGTTTTTCGTTATTTTGACTGGAATCAATTAGATTGGGAGGTTGAAAAACAAAATAGTGAGTATGGGGCTTATTTAATTAAGCTCGATCATTTATTGATTAGATTCAGAGTAGCGAAAACCACACCAACAAAAGTAGGCCAGTTTGTTACTTTATGGAAAAGAAATGTGAAAGGAATAATTGAGCCGTACACAAGTCAAGATAAAATGGATTTTGTCGTGATTAATACAAGATTAGGTGAGCATATCGGTCAATTTGTTTTTCCAAAAAAAATATTAATTGAAAAAGGGATTTTATCAGTCAATGGGGTGGGAGGGAAAAGAGGGTTTCGAGTTTATCCATTGTGGGATCAGCCGGATAATCCACAAGCAATCCAAACGCAAAAATGGCAGTTGAATTATTTTTTAGATTTAACTCAAGGTAGTCAGCAGCTAAATGCTAAATCGATTCAGCGACTATATAACATATAA
- a CDS encoding peptide MFS transporter has protein sequence MKKEKTFFGQPRGLSTLFFTEMWERFSYYGMRAILIYYIYDSVANGGLGYSKSLAASIMAIYGSMVYMSSVIGGWLSDRVLGSRKTIFYGGILIMIGHIILATPFGAPALFASIAIIVLGTGMLKPNVSEIVGGLYHKNDLRRDSGFSIFVMGINIGSFLAPIILGAVQKEYNYHVGFSIAAFGMLAGLIQYYFQGKKYLGTVGLEPTNPISETEKSAVYKNLIKGIGLLAIVILGAALLGKLTIEFVIFLLSILGVALPVYYFTKMIRSKDVNDMERSRIWAYIPLFIASIFFWSIEEQGSVVLAIYADERTNLDFMGFHLIPSWFQSLNPLFVILMSTMFAWLWTKLGERQPSTTIKFSIGIVFAGLSFVILVIPALLNGVDTLVSPWWLVLSFFLVIVGEMCLSPVGLSATTKLAPRAFQSQMMSVWFLGDAAAQAINAQIVSLYSPENEVMYFAIVGGFTIAVGLLLSLMNSKIKTLMQGLN, from the coding sequence GTGAAAAAAGAAAAAACCTTTTTCGGTCAACCTAGAGGATTATCGACCCTCTTTTTTACTGAAATGTGGGAAAGATTTAGTTACTATGGAATGCGTGCTATTTTAATTTATTATATCTATGATTCAGTTGCGAATGGTGGACTTGGCTATTCAAAATCCTTAGCCGCTTCAATTATGGCAATTTATGGTTCAATGGTTTACATGTCTAGCGTCATTGGCGGTTGGCTAAGTGATCGCGTTTTAGGTAGTCGAAAGACAATCTTTTATGGCGGGATTTTAATTATGATTGGACATATTATTTTAGCTACCCCTTTTGGAGCACCTGCACTATTTGCTTCAATTGCTATTATCGTATTAGGGACAGGGATGCTAAAACCAAATGTTTCAGAAATTGTTGGTGGATTATATCATAAAAATGATTTAAGGCGAGATTCTGGTTTTAGTATTTTTGTAATGGGAATTAATATTGGTTCATTCTTGGCTCCAATTATATTAGGAGCTGTTCAAAAAGAATACAACTATCATGTCGGTTTTTCTATCGCAGCCTTTGGGATGTTAGCTGGTTTAATTCAATACTATTTCCAAGGGAAAAAATATTTAGGTACTGTAGGTCTTGAACCTACTAATCCGATTTCAGAAACTGAAAAAAGTGCAGTCTATAAAAATTTAATCAAGGGTATAGGGCTTCTCGCAATAGTTATTTTAGGTGCGGCATTACTTGGAAAATTAACGATTGAATTTGTTATTTTCCTACTAAGTATTTTAGGGGTAGCATTACCTGTTTATTATTTTACTAAAATGATTCGTAGTAAAGATGTAAATGATATGGAACGTTCTAGAATATGGGCTTATATTCCCCTTTTTATTGCAAGTATCTTTTTCTGGTCGATTGAAGAACAAGGGTCAGTTGTCTTAGCTATCTATGCTGATGAACGAACAAATTTAGATTTTATGGGTTTTCACCTAATTCCAAGTTGGTTCCAGTCACTCAACCCCTTATTTGTTATTCTGATGTCAACAATGTTTGCTTGGCTTTGGACGAAACTTGGTGAACGTCAGCCTTCAACAACCATTAAGTTTTCAATAGGAATTGTCTTTGCTGGTCTTTCTTTTGTTATATTAGTCATCCCAGCGTTATTAAATGGTGTGGATACTTTAGTTAGCCCATGGTGGTTAGTTCTAAGCTTTTTCCTAGTTATCGTTGGTGAAATGTGTTTGTCCCCTGTTGGATTAAGTGCCACAACAAAACTCGCGCCAAGAGCTTTCCAATCTCAAATGATGAGCGTCTGGTTTTTAGGTGATGCAGCCGCACAAGCAATCAATGCTCAAATCGTTTCCCTTTACTCACCAGAAAATGAAGTTATGTATTTTGCGATTGTCGGCGGATTTACAATTGCTGTTGGTTTACTATTATCTCTGATGAATTCAAAAATAAAAACGTTAATGCAAGGCTTGAATTAA